A region of Deltaproteobacteria bacterium DNA encodes the following proteins:
- a CDS encoding sulfoxide reductase heme-binding subunit YedZ produces MVAGKRAAHRRVRAAQDADVQRLPGSGLAVRRDGPEEVLLKKALVPGAFAACCVPALWLAVQLVTSGLGANPIEALLNDLGYITFVLLALTLACTPAQILLGWNWPIRIRKLLGDFCFFYACLHLLTYTVIDQGFDIHAIAKDVLKHKFIFLGMGTWLLLLPLAITSTQGWQRRLGFRRWKRLHRLVYLAGGLASFHFLLRFKTPRLETVAWMGVIGALLLVRAVEAARRRARVVESP; encoded by the coding sequence CTGGTCGCAGGCAAAAGAGCGGCGCATCGGCGAGTTCGCGCGGCGCAAGACGCTGATGTTCAACGGCTACCCGGAAGTGGCCTCGCTGTACGCCGGGATGGACCTGAGGAAGTTCTATTGAAGAAGGCGCTGGTCCCCGGAGCGTTCGCCGCGTGCTGCGTGCCCGCGCTCTGGCTCGCCGTCCAGCTCGTCACCTCGGGCCTGGGGGCCAACCCCATCGAGGCGCTCCTCAACGACCTCGGGTACATCACGTTCGTGCTGCTCGCGCTCACGCTCGCCTGTACCCCGGCGCAGATCCTGCTCGGTTGGAACTGGCCGATCCGGATCCGCAAGCTCCTCGGCGACTTCTGCTTCTTCTACGCCTGCCTGCATCTGCTCACCTACACGGTGATCGATCAGGGGTTCGACATTCACGCCATCGCCAAGGACGTCCTCAAGCACAAGTTCATCTTTCTCGGGATGGGGACGTGGCTCTTGCTGCTGCCGCTCGCCATCACGTCCACGCAGGGCTGGCAAAGGCGCCTCGGTTTCCGCCGCTGGAAGCGCCTCCACCGGCTGGTGTACCTGGCCGGTGGGCTGGCGAGCTTCCATTTCCTGCTCCGGTTCAAGACGCCGCGGCTCGAGACGGTGGCCTGGATGGGAGTGATCGGCGCGCTTCTGCTGGTGCGCGCGGTGGAAGCGGCGCGGCGGAGGGCGAGGGTGGTAGAGTCGCCATGA
- a CDS encoding sigma-54-dependent Fis family transcriptional regulator: MSSRAASILIVDDDANLRQNIHFILEKGGMKSSMASSGEEALQRMRTTAFDLVLLDVQMPGMGGLEALRIMRERHPDVGVIMCSVLKDIAVAVEAMHTGALDYVTKDFSPPELIARIRKTLAQLRAGRELERLHDVEATHVGRPMVLGTSPRMRAVVQVAEKIAAKPVTVLVTGESGTGKEVLARYIHARSDRRTSPFVAVNLPAIPANLVESELFGHERGSFTGADRQKLGKFELANGGTLFLDEIGDLALDLQAKILRALQEHEIERVGGEKPILLDLRVICATNRELAKLVQEGRFREDLFWRLKVVPIELPPLRERREDIRDLAQHFLARNAAEHGRLPQTLSDGALQLLERYRWPGNIRELENIMARMTVVCDSQVIEESDLPYDFALTAAATPEAEAGQSLEAAILAFERSFLRKALKRNQWNRKRTAEHLQIGYSTLKAKLKSYGIVAGAEGDDD, from the coding sequence ATGTCCTCTCGCGCCGCCAGCATCCTGATCGTCGACGACGACGCGAATCTTCGCCAGAACATCCATTTCATCCTCGAGAAGGGCGGGATGAAGTCGTCGATGGCTTCTTCCGGTGAAGAGGCCCTGCAGCGGATGCGCACCACCGCGTTCGATCTGGTGCTGCTCGACGTGCAGATGCCGGGCATGGGTGGCCTGGAAGCGCTGCGCATCATGCGGGAGCGGCACCCGGACGTCGGCGTGATCATGTGCTCGGTGCTCAAGGACATCGCCGTCGCGGTGGAGGCGATGCATACCGGAGCGCTCGATTACGTCACCAAGGACTTCTCCCCGCCCGAACTGATCGCCCGGATACGAAAGACGCTGGCCCAGCTCCGCGCGGGCCGCGAGCTGGAGCGGCTGCACGACGTCGAGGCCACCCACGTCGGCCGGCCCATGGTGCTGGGGACCTCGCCGCGGATGCGCGCGGTGGTGCAGGTGGCGGAGAAGATCGCCGCCAAGCCCGTCACCGTGCTGGTGACCGGTGAGAGCGGCACCGGCAAGGAAGTGCTGGCGCGCTACATCCACGCCCGGAGCGACCGGAGGACCAGTCCGTTCGTCGCCGTGAACCTCCCAGCCATTCCCGCCAACCTGGTGGAGAGCGAGCTGTTCGGACACGAGCGCGGCTCCTTCACTGGCGCCGACAGGCAGAAGCTGGGCAAGTTCGAGCTGGCGAACGGCGGGACGTTGTTCCTCGACGAGATCGGCGATCTGGCGCTGGACCTCCAGGCGAAGATCCTCCGCGCGCTGCAAGAGCACGAGATCGAGCGGGTCGGTGGAGAGAAGCCCATCCTGCTCGACCTGCGCGTGATCTGCGCCACCAACCGCGAGCTCGCGAAGCTCGTCCAGGAAGGAAGGTTTCGCGAGGATCTCTTCTGGCGTCTGAAGGTGGTCCCCATCGAGCTGCCGCCCCTGCGTGAACGGCGCGAGGACATCCGCGATCTGGCACAGCACTTCCTCGCCCGGAACGCCGCCGAGCACGGCCGCCTCCCGCAGACGCTCTCCGATGGCGCCCTCCAGCTCCTGGAGCGGTATCGGTGGCCGGGCAACATCCGCGAGCTGGAGAACATCATGGCCCGGATGACCGTGGTCTGCGACTCGCAGGTGATCGAGGAGTCGGACCTTCCGTACGACTTCGCGCTCACGGCGGCGGCCACTCCGGAAGCGGAGGCGGGCCAGAGCCTGGAGGCGGCGATCCTCGCCTTCGAGAGGAGCTTCTTGCGCAAGGCTTTGAAGCGGAACCAGTGGAACCGCAAGCGCACCGCCGAGCACCTGCAGATCGGCTACTCGACGCTCAAGGCGAAGCTCAAGTCTTATGGCATCGTGGCGGGCGCCGAAGGCGACGACGACTGA
- a CDS encoding AsmA family protein encodes MKRWQKAVAIVVAVVVVLVIILSFVLDGILTSKAREQAQELSQEWGRPVQIGGVATKLLTGLGVRVSDVQIGAASGEDVPLVALERVEVRVALLRALFSGGKSVQVHSAEVQGLTVNVERLSDGTTNLQRFQDKLAESSEKKAKDEKQSDLSFLRVDHAALREGKVAFIDKATRGAKELAVQHLDVEVNDLRSGKPLEVLLKAAVLADKQNLEVRVKTAPLPVTLTPMPTSVALHVNPPIDIGPLGPFAGKDIGLESGTLDADFDAQLGAAVPGGSGPTAVKGVIKLAGLRFAGAEGGKKLDVVLDTDLKGDAAAGDMRIDKLRLDLGPAGITGHGTAKGLTSPSPRIEGLEIVSHDLDPARLAAYYPPLRKSLGDMFAGPIGLTVRASGTQAAQALELRVDLTPVRVTVPEQMAKAAGAPMTLVAHAKGAAANNGPIRFDAKLDLAGVDLRPGQSLDKKPGGRLDLSVEGTRKTNKSSTDPEQRIELADVKAHVLDDELQGKGWVEMKGAGAKATKQFDLDLASSHLDLDRMLMPSTKKKESKPLDPATFKGLSGHAKVQIARLTMKKQTVTDIVADVVVQEDHVKVNTAQLKAFGGTVNAGGTEMRLAHPDDPFHLVTKLDNVGLENLVALGSSHKLVAGKFNGTIDLRGAGDLEKTLAGVLDGNVLDGVFYGKDILGSVTGPLSKALPSGLAGKTTQGGITNLGQKLPFGVTIDKGVAKLKNPITISRPEAEMSFSGGMRMDGTLDLPGTVSLSPETISAITGGKVKPASAIPVTLKLVGPAWSPSVADLDLKPAVNEIVKQGGAALVGRAFGVDSSKAQQAAEQKAQKVQDEAQKRAEAEAAAQKKKVEEEAKNRLKGLFGK; translated from the coding sequence ATGAAGCGCTGGCAAAAGGCCGTCGCAATCGTCGTTGCGGTCGTCGTCGTCCTGGTCATCATCCTCTCCTTCGTCCTCGACGGGATCCTTACCTCCAAGGCCAGGGAACAGGCCCAGGAACTGTCGCAGGAGTGGGGACGGCCGGTGCAGATCGGCGGCGTGGCCACGAAGCTCCTCACCGGGCTCGGCGTACGCGTGTCCGACGTCCAGATCGGCGCGGCCTCGGGCGAGGACGTGCCGCTCGTGGCCCTAGAGCGCGTCGAAGTGCGCGTGGCGCTGCTGCGCGCGCTCTTCTCCGGCGGCAAGAGCGTACAGGTCCATTCGGCGGAAGTGCAGGGCTTGACGGTCAACGTCGAGCGCCTGTCCGATGGCACGACGAATCTGCAGCGCTTCCAGGACAAGCTCGCCGAGAGCTCCGAAAAGAAGGCGAAGGACGAGAAGCAGTCCGACCTCTCGTTCCTCCGCGTCGACCACGCGGCGCTGCGCGAAGGAAAGGTCGCGTTCATCGACAAGGCGACGCGCGGGGCAAAGGAGCTCGCTGTCCAGCATCTCGACGTCGAGGTCAACGACCTCCGCTCGGGAAAGCCCCTGGAGGTGTTGCTCAAGGCCGCCGTTCTCGCCGACAAGCAGAACCTCGAGGTCCGGGTGAAGACGGCGCCGCTGCCGGTCACGCTCACGCCGATGCCGACCAGCGTCGCCCTCCACGTCAATCCACCCATCGACATCGGGCCCCTGGGGCCGTTCGCCGGCAAGGACATCGGCCTGGAGTCGGGAACGCTCGACGCCGACTTCGATGCGCAGCTCGGCGCAGCGGTCCCCGGCGGCTCCGGCCCGACTGCCGTGAAGGGTGTCATCAAGCTCGCGGGACTCCGCTTCGCGGGGGCGGAGGGCGGCAAGAAGCTCGACGTGGTGCTGGATACCGACTTGAAGGGCGACGCCGCCGCCGGAGACATGCGGATCGACAAGCTCCGCCTCGATCTCGGGCCTGCCGGAATCACCGGCCACGGCACCGCCAAGGGGCTGACGTCGCCTTCGCCGAGGATCGAGGGACTGGAGATCGTCTCGCACGACCTCGATCCCGCGCGTCTCGCCGCGTACTACCCGCCGCTCCGCAAGTCGTTGGGCGACATGTTCGCGGGCCCCATCGGCCTGACGGTCCGCGCCAGCGGCACGCAGGCAGCCCAGGCGCTGGAGCTGCGCGTCGACTTGACACCCGTGAGAGTGACCGTTCCGGAGCAGATGGCGAAGGCAGCCGGCGCGCCGATGACTCTCGTCGCTCACGCCAAGGGCGCGGCCGCAAACAACGGGCCGATCCGATTCGATGCGAAGCTCGATCTCGCCGGAGTGGATCTGCGACCCGGGCAGTCATTGGACAAGAAGCCCGGTGGTCGCCTCGACCTCTCCGTCGAAGGGACGCGGAAGACGAACAAGTCGAGCACCGACCCGGAACAACGCATCGAGCTCGCCGACGTGAAGGCGCACGTGCTCGACGACGAGCTTCAGGGCAAAGGTTGGGTCGAGATGAAGGGCGCGGGAGCAAAGGCGACGAAGCAGTTCGATCTCGATCTCGCCTCCTCGCATCTCGATCTCGACCGGATGCTCATGCCCTCGACGAAGAAGAAGGAGAGCAAGCCGCTCGATCCCGCCACTTTCAAGGGCCTCTCCGGACACGCGAAGGTGCAGATCGCGCGCCTGACGATGAAGAAGCAGACCGTCACGGACATCGTCGCCGACGTCGTCGTCCAGGAGGACCACGTCAAGGTGAACACGGCGCAGCTGAAGGCCTTCGGCGGGACGGTGAACGCCGGCGGCACGGAGATGCGCCTCGCGCACCCGGACGATCCCTTCCACCTGGTGACGAAGCTCGACAACGTCGGGCTCGAGAACCTCGTCGCGCTGGGTTCCAGCCACAAGCTGGTCGCCGGCAAGTTCAATGGCACCATCGACCTGCGCGGCGCGGGCGACCTGGAGAAGACGCTGGCCGGAGTGCTCGACGGCAACGTGCTCGACGGCGTCTTCTACGGCAAGGACATCCTCGGCTCGGTGACGGGACCTCTGTCGAAGGCGCTTCCTTCCGGTCTCGCCGGGAAGACGACCCAAGGCGGGATCACCAACCTCGGCCAGAAGCTGCCGTTCGGAGTCACGATCGACAAGGGAGTCGCGAAGCTGAAGAATCCGATCACGATCTCCCGCCCCGAGGCGGAGATGTCGTTCTCGGGCGGAATGCGCATGGACGGGACGCTCGATCTACCCGGCACCGTTTCGCTCTCGCCGGAAACGATCTCCGCCATCACCGGCGGGAAGGTGAAGCCCGCGAGCGCGATTCCGGTCACGCTCAAGCTGGTGGGACCCGCGTGGAGCCCGAGCGTCGCCGATCTCGATCTCAAGCCCGCGGTGAACGAGATCGTGAAGCAGGGCGGCGCCGCGCTCGTCGGTCGCGCCTTCGGCGTCGATTCGTCGAAGGCCCAACAGGCGGCGGAGCAGAAGGCGCAGAAGGTCCAGGATGAAGCACAAAAGCGCGCGGAGGCGGAAGCCGCTGCGCAGAAGAAAAAAGTCGAAGAGGAGGCGAAAAACCGGCTGAAAGGCCTGTTCGGAAAGTAG
- the msrP gene encoding protein-methionine-sulfoxide reductase catalytic subunit MsrP encodes MSSSEITPKQLYVRRREFLKLGAGSALALSLPAFAKAKVEHGAKLAGVTANPKYALAEEKKNAYEDITTYNNFYELGTDKSDPSENASKLQTRPWTVSVEGEVGKPRKWDIEEILKSFPIEERVYRLRCVEAWSMVIPWDGFPLADFLKKHDPTSRAKYVAFESAVQPQMPGVKGYAGIPFPYLEGLRIDEATHPLALLVVGLYGEALPNPDGAPIRLIVPWKYGFKSAKSIVRIKLQETQPATTWNQYGGGVEYGFYANVNPDVDHPRWSQAKERRIGEFARRKTLMFNGYPEVASLYAGMDLRKFY; translated from the coding sequence ATGTCCTCGTCTGAAATCACGCCGAAGCAGCTCTACGTCCGTCGTCGCGAGTTCCTGAAGCTCGGCGCTGGCAGCGCGCTCGCGCTGTCGCTTCCCGCCTTCGCAAAGGCCAAGGTGGAGCACGGAGCGAAGCTCGCCGGCGTGACCGCGAATCCGAAGTACGCGTTGGCGGAGGAGAAGAAGAACGCCTACGAGGACATCACCACCTACAACAATTTCTACGAGCTGGGGACCGACAAGTCGGACCCGAGCGAGAACGCCAGCAAGCTGCAGACGCGCCCGTGGACGGTGAGCGTCGAAGGCGAAGTGGGCAAGCCGCGGAAGTGGGACATCGAGGAGATCCTCAAGTCCTTCCCCATCGAGGAGCGCGTCTACCGGCTGCGCTGCGTGGAAGCGTGGTCGATGGTGATCCCCTGGGACGGGTTTCCGCTGGCCGACTTTCTCAAGAAGCACGATCCGACCAGCCGGGCGAAGTACGTCGCCTTCGAGAGTGCGGTGCAGCCACAGATGCCCGGAGTGAAGGGATATGCGGGAATCCCCTTTCCCTACCTCGAAGGCCTGCGCATCGACGAGGCGACGCACCCGCTCGCGCTGCTGGTCGTCGGTCTCTATGGCGAGGCGCTTCCCAACCCGGACGGCGCACCCATCCGGCTGATCGTTCCCTGGAAGTACGGTTTCAAGTCGGCGAAGAGCATCGTCCGGATCAAGCTGCAGGAGACGCAGCCGGCCACGACCTGGAACCAGTATGGGGGCGGTGTCGAGTACGGTTTCTACGCCAACGTGAACCCGGACGTGGATCACCCGCGCTGGTCGCAGGCAAAAGAGCGGCGCATCGGCGAGTTCGCGCGGCGCAAGACGCTGATGTTCAACGGCTACCCGGAAGTGGCCTCGCTGTACGCCGGGATGGACCTGAGGAAGTTCTATTGA
- a CDS encoding 23S rRNA (adenine(2503)-C(2))-methyltransferase RlmN has protein sequence MDLYGMTGDALFEWARERGATAGAARTLARFLLAQAAGRPTAGSPARDLLAAFSDAPVRPHADAAKSSDGTVRFAVRLGDGELVETVLIHQPASELRRRERWTVCLSSQVGCARGCVFCETGRLGLVRNLSAAEIVVQYALAARHLGARPANVVFMGMGEPLDNLEEVLRAIAVLREPGGFAVPERRITVSTVGIVPRMDELFSRTKAQVAVSLHAIHPEQRRALLPVARKWSLTHLRECIARAPRSVLLQWTLIAGVNDADSDADTLARFCEGLDVRVNLIPLNPGPVAGQVAPPMDRCRAFQRRLSGHGVRALLRMPHGQQIGGACGQLAGARRAMGNAPAAG, from the coding sequence GTGGATCTCTACGGCATGACGGGCGACGCGCTCTTCGAGTGGGCGCGCGAGCGCGGCGCCACCGCAGGCGCGGCGCGGACCCTGGCGCGCTTTCTTCTCGCACAAGCAGCGGGGCGTCCCACCGCCGGATCGCCTGCGCGCGACCTTCTGGCAGCGTTCAGCGACGCTCCGGTCCGTCCGCACGCCGACGCGGCGAAGTCGAGCGACGGCACCGTCCGCTTCGCGGTCCGGCTCGGGGATGGCGAGCTCGTGGAGACCGTCCTCATCCACCAGCCCGCTTCCGAGCTGCGCCGCAGGGAGCGGTGGACGGTGTGTCTCTCGTCGCAGGTCGGATGCGCTCGCGGCTGCGTCTTTTGTGAAACGGGCCGCCTCGGGCTCGTGCGCAATCTGAGCGCCGCGGAGATCGTCGTCCAGTATGCGCTCGCCGCCCGGCATCTCGGGGCGCGACCCGCGAACGTCGTCTTCATGGGGATGGGGGAGCCGCTGGACAATCTGGAGGAGGTCCTGCGGGCGATTGCCGTCCTCCGCGAGCCGGGCGGGTTCGCCGTGCCAGAGCGGCGCATCACGGTGAGCACGGTGGGGATCGTCCCGCGGATGGACGAGCTGTTCTCGCGGACCAAGGCGCAGGTGGCCGTTTCGTTGCATGCCATCCACCCGGAGCAGCGCCGCGCTCTGTTGCCGGTAGCGAGAAAATGGAGCTTGACGCATTTGCGCGAGTGCATCGCCCGCGCGCCCCGCTCGGTCCTGCTGCAGTGGACGCTGATCGCGGGTGTCAACGACGCCGATTCCGACGCCGACACGTTGGCGCGATTCTGCGAAGGCCTCGACGTCCGCGTGAACCTGATCCCGCTCAATCCGGGCCCCGTGGCGGGGCAGGTGGCGCCGCCGATGGATCGCTGCCGCGCGTTTCAGAGACGTCTGTCGGGACACGGCGTGCGTGCGCTCCTGCGCATGCCCCACGGGCAGCAAATCGGCGGCGCTTGCGGGCAACTCGCTGGCGCGCGTCGTGCGATGGGCAACGCGCCGGCTGCGGGCTGA
- the speA gene encoding biosynthetic arginine decarboxylase has protein sequence MAARARRTSGSGSASSITRTSACDRPPRCGTSVGSMSNPDWSIERSLQLYNIPGWGAGYFSINPKGHLAVHPFGQPGPAIDLMDVVDDIRERKLGFPCVVRFQDLLRSRVKQLNDVFRNAIAQHGYRGQYFGVYPTKVNQMREVVEEILDAGAPYHFGLEAGSKGELLIVLALNTDPEALTICNGYKDEEYLRLALMGRKLGRKILVVIEKLSELPHLLRLAEEMNVQPMIGLRSKLSTKGTGKWESSSGDFAKFGLTTPELIRAVEILRSAGKVDAAKLFHFHVGSQLTDIRTVKDVVNEGARFYAKLRKMGLAALEYFDVGGGLGVDYVGARSTSYVSSLNYSMEEYAADVVYTVQQICSNEGVPEPNLVSESGRALTAHHSCLLMNVFGHIEFGENGAVHEEPSASPGPNAPPDAVAPVPDGTAQSPIVREMREIISGMTPKNSGEAYNDAVAKKEQALTMFKLGILGLEERAAVEGLFWRLCRRLVEINKKRKRVPGPTRGLDDRLADQYMANFSLFQSAPDHWAINQLFPIAPLHRHTEQPTRDSTIVDITCDSDGKIDTFIEGETVDETIALHPLRPGDPYYLGMFLTGAYQDIMGDMHNLFGRVHEVHVFVDDDDPEDYYIEEVIPGDTMERVLARVQYEPSDLAKRVKQALDGKVREGQVKPKESVQLTDFYEQAMRGYTYLGTE, from the coding sequence ATGGCGGCGCGGGCGCGGCGGACCAGCGGCTCCGGCAGCGCATCGTCGATCACGCGCACGAGCGCTTGTGATCGCCCGCCGCGCTGTGGCACATCCGTCGGATCAATGTCGAATCCCGACTGGTCCATCGAGAGGTCGCTGCAGCTGTACAACATTCCTGGCTGGGGCGCGGGGTACTTCAGCATCAATCCGAAGGGTCATCTCGCCGTCCACCCCTTCGGCCAGCCCGGCCCGGCGATCGATCTGATGGACGTCGTGGACGACATCCGCGAGCGCAAGCTGGGATTTCCCTGCGTGGTGCGCTTCCAGGACCTGCTGCGCAGCCGGGTGAAGCAGCTCAATGACGTCTTCCGCAACGCCATCGCCCAGCATGGATACCGGGGCCAGTACTTCGGCGTGTACCCCACCAAGGTGAACCAGATGCGCGAGGTGGTGGAGGAGATCCTCGACGCCGGCGCTCCGTACCACTTCGGCCTCGAGGCGGGCAGCAAGGGCGAGCTCCTGATCGTGCTCGCGCTCAACACGGATCCCGAGGCGCTCACGATCTGCAACGGCTACAAGGACGAGGAGTACCTGCGGCTCGCGCTGATGGGCCGCAAGCTGGGACGAAAGATCCTCGTCGTCATCGAGAAGCTCTCCGAGCTTCCGCACCTGCTCCGCCTTGCGGAGGAGATGAACGTCCAGCCGATGATCGGTCTGCGCAGCAAGTTGTCCACCAAGGGCACCGGGAAATGGGAGTCCTCCTCGGGAGATTTCGCCAAGTTCGGCCTCACCACCCCCGAGCTGATCCGCGCGGTGGAGATCCTGCGCTCCGCCGGAAAGGTGGACGCGGCGAAACTGTTCCACTTCCACGTGGGCTCGCAGCTCACCGACATCCGCACCGTCAAGGACGTGGTCAACGAGGGCGCGCGCTTCTACGCCAAGCTGCGGAAGATGGGGCTCGCAGCGCTGGAGTACTTCGACGTGGGAGGCGGCCTGGGCGTCGATTACGTCGGCGCACGCAGCACTTCTTACGTCTCGTCGCTGAACTATTCGATGGAGGAGTACGCGGCCGACGTCGTCTACACGGTCCAGCAGATCTGCAGCAACGAAGGCGTTCCCGAGCCGAACCTGGTGTCGGAGAGTGGCCGCGCGCTGACCGCGCACCACTCCTGCCTGTTGATGAACGTCTTCGGACACATCGAGTTCGGAGAGAACGGCGCGGTGCACGAGGAGCCGTCGGCGAGCCCCGGGCCGAACGCGCCGCCCGATGCGGTTGCGCCCGTTCCGGACGGGACGGCGCAGTCGCCCATCGTCCGGGAGATGCGCGAGATCATCTCGGGAATGACGCCGAAGAACTCCGGCGAGGCCTACAACGACGCCGTGGCGAAGAAGGAGCAGGCGCTGACGATGTTCAAGCTCGGCATCCTCGGCCTGGAGGAGCGCGCCGCCGTCGAGGGGCTGTTCTGGCGCCTCTGCCGCCGCCTGGTGGAGATCAACAAGAAGCGCAAACGCGTGCCCGGACCTACCCGCGGCCTCGACGACCGGCTCGCCGATCAGTACATGGCGAATTTCTCGCTCTTCCAGAGCGCGCCCGACCACTGGGCGATCAACCAGCTCTTTCCCATCGCCCCGCTGCACCGGCACACCGAGCAGCCGACGCGCGATTCCACCATCGTGGACATCACCTGCGATTCCGACGGGAAGATCGACACCTTCATCGAAGGCGAGACCGTCGACGAGACCATCGCGCTGCACCCGCTCCGCCCCGGCGACCCGTACTATCTGGGCATGTTCCTGACCGGCGCCTACCAGGACATCATGGGAGACATGCACAACCTCTTCGGGCGCGTGCACGAGGTGCACGTCTTCGTCGACGACGACGACCCCGAGGACTACTACATCGAGGAAGTGATCCCGGGCGACACCATGGAGCGCGTGCTGGCGCGGGTGCAGTACGAGCCGAGCGATCTGGCGAAGCGGGTAAAGCAGGCGCTGGACGGGAAGGTCCGCGAAGGCCAGGTGAAGCCGAAGGAGAGCGTCCAGCTCACCGACTTCTACGAGCAGGCGATGCGCGGGTACACCTACCTCGGGACGGAGTGA